The Marivirga tractuosa DSM 4126 genome contains the following window.
TTATTTTTTATGATTAGTAATAATTTCAAATTTATTTTTTTTCTGTTTTTAGCAGTTGTTGTAGTTGGTGCGTGTCAAAGCAACAAAAAATCAGATGTTTATTCTGATTGGAATCACATAGACGACTCAAATGAATTTTTGTCTAATGTTATTATTGAAGATATTTTCACTCCTCCGGTTGCAAGCAGAATAATAGTTTATTCAAATCTTGCTGCCTATGAAAGTCTAGCAGCTTTGAATGATACTATTTCGAGCTTTCATGGCAAGTTGAATGATTTTCAGATCAAGAATGGCGATGAAGAATTTTCTAATGTAAATCCTTCTATAGCTAGTTTTATTGCTTTCCATACTGTAGCCAAAGAATTGGTTTTTAGTAAGGATTTAGTCTCAAAGCATCTTGATAGTTTAAAAGAAAATTTTAGTGCAAATTTTGATCAAGAAGTTATTGAAGTTAGCTATGCTTTTGGTGAAAGTATTGCAAATCAAATCGTAGATTATTCAAAATCGGATGGTTACCATGAAAGGACTGGTTTAACAAGATATTCTTACGATAATGACCCAGGGAAGTGGAAAGCTACACCTCCTGATTATATGGAGGGTATTGAGCCCAACTGGCATACTTTAAGGCCTTTAATTCTTGATTCAGCAAGTCAATTTAGACCTGAACCTCCAACCAAGTTTGATTCAACTGAAAACAGTCAGTTTTATAAAGAAGCATTGCATGTTTATGAGACCCAAAATAACTTGAATGATGAGCAAGTGGAAATAGCTAAGTTTTGGGACTGCAATCCTAATATTAGTTACAGAAAGGGGCATATGATGTTCTATAATCAGAAAATTTCACCTGGAGGACATTGGATAAGTATTTCTAACATTGCAACACAAAAAAAGGGATTAGATATTTATGAAAGCAGCAGGGTTTTAACCTTGGTATCGATTTCTTTATACGATGCTTTCTTAAGTTGTTGGGAAACGAAATACGAAACATCTTTAATACGTCCAATTACTTACATCAACAGATATATTGATCCAAATTGGAATTCTTTATTACAAACACCTGCATTTCCCGAATACACAAGTGGGCATAGTGTGATTTCTACTGCTGCAGCTACAGTTTTGACAAATTTGTTGGGAGATGATATATATTTTGAAGATACAACTGAAACTGCTTTTGGGTTGCCAGTTAGAACATTCGAATCATTTTTAGATGCCTCTAATGAAGCAGCTATTAGTAGACTTTATGGTGGTATACACTATATGCCTGCTATTACTAATGGAGTAAAGCAAGGAGATAAAGTAGCTAATTTGGTGATCAGCCGTTTAATTAAAAAATAGAAGAAGAATGAATCATTTTATTAAATTTATTTTTATTGTTTTATCCGCATTTTTTTGGTCTTGCTCAAAGGATTCATTATTTGAAAATTTACCTGCTAAAACTACCGGTATTGAATTTAATAATCGTTTGATCGAAAATGACACTTTGAATATCATAGATTATGAATATGTTTACAATGGTGGGGGAGTAGCTGTTGGAGATATAAATAATGATGGTCTTGAAGATGTTTTTTTTACTGGAAATCAAGTTGCATCCAAGTTATATCTCAATAATGGCGACTTTAAATTTACAGATATTACGATGGACGCAGGTATCAAAAGTGGTGGTTGGGCGTCAGGAGCTTCTTTTGCCGATATAAATAATGACGGATTTGTTGATTTATATGTTTCCTATACTGGTTCGAAAAATGCTGAGAATCGAAGAAATAAGCTCTACATTAACAATGGAGATAACACCTTTTCTGAAAAAAGTAAAGAGTATGGTTTAGATTTGACTGACTGGACTACGCATTCTGCCTTTTTTGACCTTAATAATGATGGGCTCCTTGATGTATATTTATTAAATCATGCCAATGATTTTAATAATGAGAATGTCATGAAGAAATTAAAGGAGGACGGATCAGGAACTAGCAACGATAGATTGTTTCTCAATACTGGAAAGAAATTTGTGGAGATCACTAAGTCTGCCAATATATTAAAAGAGGGCTATGGTTTAGGGGTAGCTATAATCGATTTGAATGAAGATGGTTTTGATGATATTTATGTCTCAAATGATTACTATTATGATGACTATTTGTACATCAATAATGGTGATAGCACATTTGAAGAGTCCGCAGCAAAGTATTTCAAGCACTTTAGCAATTTCGCAATGGGTAATGATGCGGCTGATTTTAATAATGATGGGCTGCCAGATTTGTTAGTATTAGATATGTTGCCTCCTGATAATTTTAGAAGGAAAAAATTAGTAGGGCCAGTCGGCTTAGATCTTTTCAATGCAACGCTACAATTAGGTTTTGAAAAGCAATTTATGCGGAATACACTCCAATTGAATAATGGCAACGGATACTTCAGTGAGATAGGGCAATTAGCTGGCATTCACTCTACTGATTGGAGCTGGTCAGGTTTGTTTGCGGATTTTGATAACGATGGTAGGAAAGACATGTATGTCACCAATGGTTTTAAAAGGGATATGACCGATAGAGATTTCATTCTATACAAAGCCATTCAAGAAAGAAAATATGGAGATGAATCAAAAAGCAATATTTTAAATGTTTTGCATGAAATGGAAAGTGCCAAGATTTCAAACTTCATGTTTAAAAATGAGGGGAACCTTGACTTTAGTAATAATACCAAAGAATGGGGCTTGGATATACCATCGCTTTCCAATGGTGCTGCTTATGTTGATTTAAATAATGATGGATTTCTAGATATTGTTGTAAATAACATTGATGATGAAGCATTTATATTTAGAAATAATGGGGCAGAGTTAACGAAGCATAATTATTTAAAAATAAAGTTGGAAGGGAATCAGGCTGATTTGTCTGGAGCAGAGGTTATGCTTTATCATGAGGATTCAGTTCAAATGCAAACCTTTTATCAACAGAGAGGATTTCAGTCTTCAGTTTCTCCAATTTTAAATTTTGGTTTAGGAGAGATAGGTTCGGTAGATTCTATTATAGTTAGATGGAAAAATGAAAAGCAAACAATTATCAGGAATGTGAACCCTAATACTCTGGTAAAAGTCGCCTATTCAGATTCTCAAAAGAAGAAAAGTACAGGTACTGAAGAAAGTGCCTCTAAGCCTCTATTTGCAAGAGATCATTCAACAGGAATTAAGTATTTGGCTAAAGATTATGACTTACCTGATTTTAAGCGAGAACCACTAATGCCCCACAGATATTCTAAAAATGGGCCAGGGATAGCCGTTGGTGATGTTAATAATGATGGGTTTGAAGATTTGTATGTTGCAGGGTCATCAGGAGAAAATGGTTATTTATTTACTGATAATGGCAATGGGGAATTTACAGGAGAAGTAATAGATACTACATCATATTTTATGGAAGAAATGTCTCCATTATTATTTGATGCTAATAATGACGGCTTCTTGGATCTTTATATCTCAAGTGGTGGTAATGATGTACCAAAGCCAAGTCAATATTACTATGATCAATTCTTTTTAAATGATGGTTCTGGCAAGTTTATTAAAAGGAATGATCTGATTCCTCAGAATCCAATAAGTAGTTCTAAAGTAGCGGCTGCTGATATTGACAATGATGGAGATCTTGATTTGCTTGTGACAGGTCGCGTTTTTCCAGGAAAGTTTCCTTTACCTACCAATAGTTATATATATCGTAATGACGAAGGTAAATTTAAAGATGTAACAACGACTGTTTTACCTGAATTGAAACAGTATGGTATGATAACAGATGCATTATTCACTGATTTTAATAATGATGGCTTGATGGATATCATCATGGTGGGAGAATGGACTGATATTGCTTTTTTTAAGAACAATGGTGATGCTTTTTCCAAGTTGAAAATAGATAATTTGCAAAATAGAAAAGGTTGGTGGAATGGTATTGCAGCAGGGGATTTTGATAACGATGGTGATGTGGACTATGTTATTGGTAATCTAGGCTTGAATAATCCTCATAACGCTTCTGCTGAAACGCCTTTAAGTGTTTATGCAAAAGATTTTGACAAAAATGATAAAATAGATCCTATACTTACCTATTATAATGATGGTGTAGAACATACTGTTGCAAGTCGTGATATGTTAATTGACCAGATGTCATTTTTGAGAAGTCGATTTCCGCGATACAAAAAATTTGCAGAATCTTCATTTAAGGAAGTCTTAACAGAAGAAGAGCGGAAAGGAGCTTATAAACTTACAGCAAATGATTTTGCTAGTGTGCATTTAGTCAATAAGGGCAATGGTGAGTTTGTGGTAAATGAATTGCCCGTGCAGGCACAATTTGCCCCTATTTTTGGAATGGAAGTTCTAGATGTTGATGATGATGGTCTATTGGATATAGTCGGACAGGGTAATTCTCATTCAACGGAAGTTACTGTTGGTCCGTATGACGCACATAACGGTTTTGTCTTAATTAATGAAGGTGAAAATCAATTTAAATATATGGATAGCTCCTCTTCAGGCTTTTATGTACCGGGAGATGCAAAAGCAATTGCTTCCATTCCTCGTAAAGAAAGATTGTTTTTGGTGAGCACTCAAAATTCTGATAGCCTATTAGTACATTCTAAAAGTATAGAGGGTTCAGTTCGAATTCCTAAAGATACAAGGCAGTTGGAGATTCATCTTCAAGATGGAACGCTTAGAAAGCAGGAGGTTTATCATGGTAGTAGTTATTTATCATCTTCTAGTAATTCAATAATTTTAAATAAGCATATTGAAAAAATAGTAGCAAGAAACTATAAAGATGAAAATTCGACCGTTTATCAAAGAAATGAATGAATAGTAATCACTGAACCTTTTTTTTGCTTAATTGCATCCTGAATAATTTAAGTAACTAACTATCAACCTCTTTTCCTGGATGAAAAAATTTCTTACTACGTTAGGTATAAGTATTTTTATACTTTTTAATAGTTTTTCGCAAGTAGACAGTACTTTTACTAAGCAATATGTTGATGAGCCTTTATCAGACATTATTGTAGATGTAGAAAATCATTTCAATGTTGATGTTGTAAATAGTGATATTCCAATAAATCAGCTTTTAATAAGCACCAACTTTGAAGAAGCTACCTTCGGTCAAGTTTTAAGATATATACTTGACGGTACTGGTTACTTTTTCATGGAACTAAATAATCAATTTTTCATATTTGAATCTAGCTTCTATAGTAAAGAGATTTTAGATTTAGTACACGCCAACTATACTAATGCTGAATTTGATATCCTTGGAAAGCAGTCTGGTAAATTTAACTCTGTTGAAGTGGGTAGGAAAGAAGTTGTCATATCAGGACAAGTAATGCAATCCTCAAATGATCAGCCAATTCAAGGTGTAACGATTAAAAATACATCTTATAACGAAGGTACCCTTTCTGATGTATTAGGAAATTTTAAAATTAAAGGATTTCTGGGTGAAAATAATTTAGTGATAAATAGTTATGGCTTCGCATCCGAAAACCTGAGTTTAAATTTGAATAATGATACGACACTTACAATTGATCTTAATTCCGATGTAATCACTTTTGATGAGGTAGTGGTAACAGGTAATAATGCTCAAGAAAAGGTTGACAGGCCGCAAGGTGGTCTAGAAAAGATTTCTATCCGACAAATCAAAGAACTTCCAACATTTTTAGGCGAAGTGGATGTTGTTAAAAGTATAATTTCATTGCCAGGTGTAAACACAGTTGGGGAAGGTTCAAGCGGGTTTAATGTTAGAGGTGGTAACGTTGATGAGAATCTGATTCTTTTTGATGGTATTCCGATATTTAATTCCTCTCACTTATTTGGGTTCTTTTCAATATTTAATTCTGAATCAATTGAGTCATTTGACTTACATAAAGGAGGGTTTTCAGCTAGATATGGAGGGAGGTCTTCTTCAGTTTTAGATGTAGAGGGACGAAAAGGATCCTTTACTGATAGATCATTAAGTGGTTCTCTAGGTTTGATATCTACCAAAGTCTCATTGGATGGTCCTGTGATCAAGGACAAACTAGCGGCTAGAATAAATTTTAGAAGAGCTTATACTTCTTTGATTAAAACATTTGTAAATAACCCTGAAATAGAAAACAAGGAAGCCGGCTTTTATGACTTAAATGTTAAATTAGATGCTAAATTTGAGAACTCATCTTTATCATTCAGCGGATTGTTAAGTGGAGATACCTATCAGTTTTTGGAAGATACGACTTCCAGAGTGCAAAATACTGGTGCATCACTTATTTACAGAAACTATGCTTTAAGTAATCTCTCTTTTCTTGTAAAGTCTTCATACTCTAAGTACAGTAACGGGATCAGCAATCCTGACACTAGAATAGGGTTTGATTATGAATCAAATATTGAACATACTGATCTTGCTGCTGAAGTAATTTATGATATTTCAAGTTCTAGTTATGTTGAAGTTGGAATTCAGTCTATTTTGTACCGTCTAAATCTAGGAGAATTAGTTCCGAATACTGAAGGGGCATTTAATAGCTCTGATGCAGGGAAAGAAAGGGCTCTTCATAATAGCGCTTTCATTGACTATGGTGGGAAGTTATTTGATAAACTGAATTATAGTCTCGGCCTTAGGTATAATTATTTTTTGAATATCGGGCCTACCACAATATATGAATATCAGGAAAATCAACTGCCCTATAAAAACGTTAGTGATTCAACTTCCATATCGGGTAATTCAGTTTATAATACTTACTCTGGTTTAGAACCACGGGTAAGTCTAAGCTATTCTATTAATAAGAAGAGCAGTGTCAAATTTGGCTATAATTTAACGAACCAATATATAAACCTGATCTCCAATTCCGTAGCTATTTCTCCAGTTTCGTATTGGAAGCTAAGCGATTCATACATTAAGCCAAGAATTACTAATCAAGTCAGTTTAGGGTATTTCCTTAATATGGATATCTTCAATTTTCAAGTGGAGCCCTTTTATAAGTGGCAAACCAACTTACTGGAATACCGTGCCGGAAGTCAGGTTTTCATCAATGAATCTTTGGAGAGGGATCTCTTACTTGCAGATGGATATTCATATGGTTCAGAGTTTAAGTTAGAAAAATCGGGGAGATTAAATGGTTGGTTGAGTTATACTTACAGTAGAACTTTGAGGAGAATAATCAGCAATGTAAATGAATCCGTAGCTGGAGAGATTTTTCCAGCAAATTTCGATTCTCCACATAATTTTAATGCGGTAGTAAATTATAAAGTCTCTAAAAGGATTAGTATATCTTCAAATTTCCAATACAGATCTGGCCGTCCGTTTACTATTCCAGAGTCTATTTTTGAATATCAAGGAACTGTTTATGCGAATTTCTCTAAAAGAAATGATGGTAGAATACCAGATTATCATAGACTAGATTTATCTATGACTTTAAAATCTAATCTTAAGAAGACTAGTAAGTTTAAAGGGGAATGGAATTTTAGTCTTTATAATGTATATGCAAGGCGTAATCCTTTCACAATATTTTACGGAACAGTTGGTGACGGTAGATTGCCACAGGCTTACAAATTATCTGTACTTGGAAGTATGTTCCCTTCAGTAGGTTATAATTTTACACTTAAATAAGAATAATTGATGAATGTTAGTTTAACTAGACGTTATAATCTATTTAATAAATTTAAGAATATATTATTCGTCATTTTGCTCTCAGCAGGTATTAACGCTTGTATAGATCCTATATTTTTTGAGACTAACGATGTTGATCCGTTATTAATAGTGGATGGACAGTTAATTACTGGTGTCAATAATGGCGAGGTAAGATTATTTTCGTCTACCAAGTATGTAGCAAATCCTAATGACTTTAAAGCACCAGTTATGATTTCTGATGCGCAAGTATACATTAATGATGCACTTAATGATAGAAGAACTCAACTTGAATTCAATACTGACCATTATGAACTGAATGATGAATCCTTTGAGGTAACTGTTGGTGGGGAATACTTTGTAGAAATAATTTGGAATGATGAGACTTACCTTTCTCAGACAGAAACAATTGTAAGAGCTCCTAAAATTGATTCAATTTATTATAATTATAAATCTGTTGATAAAACCATAGATGTTTTTGTTGACGCTAAAGCTGATGCTGAGAGCTTGGTGCAATGGAAATGGAGTGGAGCCTATCAAGTAATCTCTTTTTTGCCAAGCGATCCTGATACTTTCACTTGTTGTACAAGATGCTATGTTGATGTGAGTGGAAAGGAACTAAATATTGTAGAGAAAGAAATTAGTTTAGAACAAAGTGTGAAGGAAGTGTTGGTTACAACCATAGAGGTTGATATGCCGACAGAATTCTTGATAAATCTTCAACAATTAAGTTTAACAGAGGAGGCACATGACTATTTGAATTTATTAAAGATTCAAAAAAATAGTGGAAATAGCTTATTCGATCCGCCCCCATTTGAAATAAATGGTAATCTGAGAAATGTAGATGATCCAAATGAAAAAGTACTAGGTTACTTTTTTGCATCAGATCAAGACACGAAATCCATAAAGATAAATAGAAGAGATTTTTTCATCGCT
Protein-coding sequences here:
- a CDS encoding vanadium-dependent haloperoxidase, producing MISNNFKFIFFLFLAVVVVGACQSNKKSDVYSDWNHIDDSNEFLSNVIIEDIFTPPVASRIIVYSNLAAYESLAALNDTISSFHGKLNDFQIKNGDEEFSNVNPSIASFIAFHTVAKELVFSKDLVSKHLDSLKENFSANFDQEVIEVSYAFGESIANQIVDYSKSDGYHERTGLTRYSYDNDPGKWKATPPDYMEGIEPNWHTLRPLILDSASQFRPEPPTKFDSTENSQFYKEALHVYETQNNLNDEQVEIAKFWDCNPNISYRKGHMMFYNQKISPGGHWISISNIATQKKGLDIYESSRVLTLVSISLYDAFLSCWETKYETSLIRPITYINRYIDPNWNSLLQTPAFPEYTSGHSVISTAAATVLTNLLGDDIYFEDTTETAFGLPVRTFESFLDASNEAAISRLYGGIHYMPAITNGVKQGDKVANLVISRLIKK
- a CDS encoding VCBS repeat-containing protein; the protein is MNHFIKFIFIVLSAFFWSCSKDSLFENLPAKTTGIEFNNRLIENDTLNIIDYEYVYNGGGVAVGDINNDGLEDVFFTGNQVASKLYLNNGDFKFTDITMDAGIKSGGWASGASFADINNDGFVDLYVSYTGSKNAENRRNKLYINNGDNTFSEKSKEYGLDLTDWTTHSAFFDLNNDGLLDVYLLNHANDFNNENVMKKLKEDGSGTSNDRLFLNTGKKFVEITKSANILKEGYGLGVAIIDLNEDGFDDIYVSNDYYYDDYLYINNGDSTFEESAAKYFKHFSNFAMGNDAADFNNDGLPDLLVLDMLPPDNFRRKKLVGPVGLDLFNATLQLGFEKQFMRNTLQLNNGNGYFSEIGQLAGIHSTDWSWSGLFADFDNDGRKDMYVTNGFKRDMTDRDFILYKAIQERKYGDESKSNILNVLHEMESAKISNFMFKNEGNLDFSNNTKEWGLDIPSLSNGAAYVDLNNDGFLDIVVNNIDDEAFIFRNNGAELTKHNYLKIKLEGNQADLSGAEVMLYHEDSVQMQTFYQQRGFQSSVSPILNFGLGEIGSVDSIIVRWKNEKQTIIRNVNPNTLVKVAYSDSQKKKSTGTEESASKPLFARDHSTGIKYLAKDYDLPDFKREPLMPHRYSKNGPGIAVGDVNNDGFEDLYVAGSSGENGYLFTDNGNGEFTGEVIDTTSYFMEEMSPLLFDANNDGFLDLYISSGGNDVPKPSQYYYDQFFLNDGSGKFIKRNDLIPQNPISSSKVAAADIDNDGDLDLLVTGRVFPGKFPLPTNSYIYRNDEGKFKDVTTTVLPELKQYGMITDALFTDFNNDGLMDIIMVGEWTDIAFFKNNGDAFSKLKIDNLQNRKGWWNGIAAGDFDNDGDVDYVIGNLGLNNPHNASAETPLSVYAKDFDKNDKIDPILTYYNDGVEHTVASRDMLIDQMSFLRSRFPRYKKFAESSFKEVLTEEERKGAYKLTANDFASVHLVNKGNGEFVVNELPVQAQFAPIFGMEVLDVDDDGLLDIVGQGNSHSTEVTVGPYDAHNGFVLINEGENQFKYMDSSSSGFYVPGDAKAIASIPRKERLFLVSTQNSDSLLVHSKSIEGSVRIPKDTRQLEIHLQDGTLRKQEVYHGSSYLSSSSNSIILNKHIEKIVARNYKDENSTVYQRNE
- a CDS encoding TonB-dependent receptor, yielding MKKFLTTLGISIFILFNSFSQVDSTFTKQYVDEPLSDIIVDVENHFNVDVVNSDIPINQLLISTNFEEATFGQVLRYILDGTGYFFMELNNQFFIFESSFYSKEILDLVHANYTNAEFDILGKQSGKFNSVEVGRKEVVISGQVMQSSNDQPIQGVTIKNTSYNEGTLSDVLGNFKIKGFLGENNLVINSYGFASENLSLNLNNDTTLTIDLNSDVITFDEVVVTGNNAQEKVDRPQGGLEKISIRQIKELPTFLGEVDVVKSIISLPGVNTVGEGSSGFNVRGGNVDENLILFDGIPIFNSSHLFGFFSIFNSESIESFDLHKGGFSARYGGRSSSVLDVEGRKGSFTDRSLSGSLGLISTKVSLDGPVIKDKLAARINFRRAYTSLIKTFVNNPEIENKEAGFYDLNVKLDAKFENSSLSFSGLLSGDTYQFLEDTTSRVQNTGASLIYRNYALSNLSFLVKSSYSKYSNGISNPDTRIGFDYESNIEHTDLAAEVIYDISSSSYVEVGIQSILYRLNLGELVPNTEGAFNSSDAGKERALHNSAFIDYGGKLFDKLNYSLGLRYNYFLNIGPTTIYEYQENQLPYKNVSDSTSISGNSVYNTYSGLEPRVSLSYSINKKSSVKFGYNLTNQYINLISNSVAISPVSYWKLSDSYIKPRITNQVSLGYFLNMDIFNFQVEPFYKWQTNLLEYRAGSQVFINESLERDLLLADGYSYGSEFKLEKSGRLNGWLSYTYSRTLRRIISNVNESVAGEIFPANFDSPHNFNAVVNYKVSKRISISSNFQYRSGRPFTIPESIFEYQGTVYANFSKRNDGRIPDYHRLDLSMTLKSNLKKTSKFKGEWNFSLYNVYARRNPFTIFYGTVGDGRLPQAYKLSVLGSMFPSVGYNFTLK
- a CDS encoding DUF4249 domain-containing protein; translation: MNVSLTRRYNLFNKFKNILFVILLSAGINACIDPIFFETNDVDPLLIVDGQLITGVNNGEVRLFSSTKYVANPNDFKAPVMISDAQVYINDALNDRRTQLEFNTDHYELNDESFEVTVGGEYFVEIIWNDETYLSQTETIVRAPKIDSIYYNYKSVDKTIDVFVDAKADAESLVQWKWSGAYQVISFLPSDPDTFTCCTRCYVDVSGKELNIVEKEISLEQSVKEVLVTTIEVDMPTEFLINLQQLSLTEEAHDYLNLLKIQKNSGNSLFDPPPFEINGNLRNVDDPNEKVLGYFFASDQDTKSIKINRRDFFIATPNYRNFIGDCRDIIRADTITPPNWN